One Paenibacillus riograndensis SBR5 DNA segment encodes these proteins:
- a CDS encoding amino acid ABC transporter permease: MGKIFDINAVFTSIPRLLEVLPVSLQITVISMIVGLVFALIFAVIRMKKIPVLSQLVTVFISFIRGTPIIVQLYLTYNGIPLLLKFINQQYGTDYNINAVPAMLFVLVTFAFNEAAYNSETIRAALQSVNKGQIEAAESLGMTYLQVLRRVIVPEALVVAIPPLGNALIGLLKGTSLAFVAGVIEMTAKGKIISGSNFRFFEVYLALAIIYWVMTIIIEQILRYLEKRFSIPDPVGQKVNRGGWFSWGRREI, from the coding sequence ATGGGAAAGATTTTTGATATTAACGCGGTGTTCACATCAATTCCTCGTCTGTTAGAGGTTCTTCCTGTGAGTCTGCAAATCACTGTGATTTCAATGATAGTCGGCCTCGTGTTTGCTTTGATATTTGCAGTGATCCGTATGAAAAAAATCCCTGTATTGAGTCAACTGGTTACTGTCTTTATCTCGTTCATACGGGGGACACCAATCATTGTTCAGTTATACTTGACCTATAATGGTATTCCGTTGTTATTAAAATTCATTAATCAGCAGTACGGGACAGATTACAACATCAATGCTGTGCCTGCAATGCTTTTTGTTTTGGTTACTTTTGCGTTCAATGAAGCAGCTTACAATTCCGAAACCATTCGCGCTGCTCTGCAGTCGGTGAATAAAGGCCAGATCGAAGCTGCCGAATCACTGGGCATGACTTATCTCCAGGTTTTGAGAAGAGTCATCGTCCCTGAAGCGCTTGTCGTTGCGATTCCGCCGCTTGGAAATGCATTAATCGGATTGTTGAAGGGAACATCCTTAGCGTTTGTTGCAGGGGTTATCGAAATGACCGCGAAAGGTAAAATTATTTCAGGGAGCAACTTCCGGTTTTTTGAAGTTTACCTCGCACTTGCCATTATTTATTGGGTCATGACGATTATTATTGAACAAATTCTTAGATATCTGGAGAAAAGATTTTCAATTCCT
- a CDS encoding CapA family protein: MKFLVTGDALFSSSNLYKTMDPELLALLQGADEVFTNAEFVTPRKNTAPAAGRGYQTSVRPKALDEFGHLNIRYVSFANNHTGDYGVEGLVDTIEEAEERGLIPLGVGMSLHEARKPVFVDTADGRIAIITIDVTRSEVFAASNPGNGVPARPGVNPLRWSRTYVVNDQDFEALKEISERIGIAPSMEIGKRIETYKSKSENHYEFGSLFEGYLTFEKGDQSRVKTTAHEQDQQEIFRTIRDARERSDFVFVSLHTHEGENENWYSDYPAEFIETFARGAVDAGASCVFGHGAHFTRGVELYQGQPIFYNLGSLFMEFEAGESIISPEMFTAYGYAENESPSTLHKNRTKDSEGNWQGFYSDRKFSENFLVSFDLSVEENRFDYELIPIDLRLTHPTVTKRGLPVLASEEAAASLVERLNAVSKERYNTEIVCEGKFFNVKKWK, encoded by the coding sequence ATGAAATTTCTAGTCACAGGAGATGCACTGTTCTCCAGCAGCAATTTATATAAAACCATGGACCCGGAGCTTCTTGCTCTTTTGCAGGGAGCTGATGAGGTTTTTACCAATGCAGAGTTCGTCACGCCCAGAAAAAATACGGCTCCGGCTGCAGGCCGCGGCTATCAGACAAGTGTGCGGCCCAAGGCGCTGGACGAGTTTGGGCATTTGAATATTCGTTATGTCAGCTTTGCGAATAATCACACGGGTGATTACGGGGTTGAAGGACTTGTTGACACCATTGAAGAGGCGGAAGAACGCGGCTTGATCCCTTTGGGTGTTGGAATGAGTCTGCACGAAGCCCGTAAGCCGGTGTTTGTGGATACAGCAGACGGCCGTATTGCGATCATTACCATTGATGTGACGCGAAGTGAAGTATTTGCAGCATCCAACCCCGGAAACGGGGTTCCGGCCCGTCCGGGAGTTAATCCTCTTCGCTGGTCCCGTACGTATGTCGTTAATGATCAGGATTTCGAAGCACTGAAAGAGATCAGTGAACGAATCGGCATCGCTCCAAGCATGGAGATAGGCAAACGAATCGAGACCTACAAAAGCAAATCGGAAAATCATTATGAATTCGGCTCTCTGTTCGAAGGATACCTGACCTTTGAAAAAGGAGATCAGTCCCGTGTCAAAACGACGGCGCATGAACAGGATCAGCAGGAAATTTTCCGGACAATTCGTGATGCGAGGGAACGTAGTGATTTTGTTTTTGTAAGCTTGCATACGCATGAAGGGGAGAATGAGAACTGGTATTCGGATTACCCCGCAGAATTTATCGAAACCTTTGCGCGTGGTGCGGTGGATGCGGGAGCGAGCTGTGTATTCGGACATGGCGCCCACTTTACCAGAGGCGTGGAACTGTACCAGGGACAGCCCATTTTCTATAACTTGGGCAGCCTGTTTATGGAGTTTGAGGCAGGAGAATCGATTATTTCTCCAGAAATGTTCACGGCCTACGGTTATGCTGAGAATGAATCTCCATCTACCCTGCACAAAAATAGAACCAAAGACAGCGAAGGAAACTGGCAGGGCTTCTATAGTGACCGGAAGTTTTCGGAGAACTTTTTGGTATCGTTTGATCTTAGTGTGGAGGAAAACCGGTTTGACTACGAACTGATCCCGATTGATCTTAGGCTTACTCATCCCACTGTGACCAAGCGCGGTTTGCCTGTGCTGGCTTCCGAAGAAGCTGCTGCATCCTTGGTTGAAAGGCTGAATGCCGTAAGTAAAGAACGTTATAATACGGAAATTGTCTGCGAAGGAAAGTTTTTTAACGTTAAAAAATGGAAATAA
- a CDS encoding transporter substrate-binding domain-containing protein, with amino-acid sequence MKKRFLPGVFILLLGVIIAGCGNKSEAGSGAQNDAGAGSKTIVAATSGVSNPFSYDKDGKLTGYDVEVMKAIFEGLPEYKLEVQAIEFEGILTGLDNGRFQLGANNFGSNAERRSKYNFSLPIIENANVFVVRKDDNTLKSVEDLKGYKAVTEVGNSGATLLENYNADHPDAKAEIMYTDENFVKQFEGIEAGRYDVRIISRVSAEKAIKEHGFTNLKVVPFSTENSDPGSYILFSKSADSTLLDAVNKRIKEIYNDGTLLKISEEQLGGDYLPKKELME; translated from the coding sequence ATGAAAAAGAGATTTTTGCCAGGTGTATTTATATTGTTGCTGGGAGTTATTATTGCGGGTTGCGGAAACAAAAGTGAGGCAGGCTCCGGAGCGCAAAACGATGCGGGAGCAGGCTCGAAGACCATCGTTGCGGCGACGAGCGGGGTTAGCAATCCATTCAGTTATGATAAAGACGGCAAATTGACCGGATACGATGTTGAAGTTATGAAGGCTATTTTTGAAGGTCTTCCCGAATATAAATTGGAGGTTCAGGCCATTGAATTCGAAGGCATTCTGACAGGCCTGGATAATGGACGTTTCCAATTGGGCGCAAATAATTTTGGCTCCAATGCGGAAAGACGCAGTAAATACAATTTCTCTCTGCCAATTATTGAAAATGCGAATGTGTTCGTTGTCCGCAAGGATGACAATACCCTCAAGTCCGTTGAAGATCTGAAAGGCTACAAGGCTGTGACTGAAGTAGGCAACTCCGGCGCAACACTGCTGGAAAATTATAACGCGGATCATCCGGATGCCAAAGCAGAAATTATGTATACCGACGAAAACTTCGTAAAGCAGTTTGAAGGGATTGAAGCAGGGCGGTATGATGTGCGCATCATTTCCCGCGTTTCAGCCGAAAAGGCGATTAAAGAGCATGGTTTTACCAACCTGAAGGTAGTTCCTTTCTCTACTGAAAACAGCGATCCGGGTTCCTATATCCTGTTCTCCAAATCTGCAGACAGTACGCTGCTCGATGCAGTCAACAAAAGAATCAAGGAAATTTATAATGATGGAACTTTGCTGAAAATTAGCGAAGAACAACTGGGCGGCGATTACTTGCCTAAGAAAGAATTAATGGAGTAA
- a CDS encoding AraC family transcriptional regulator, with protein sequence MPKTTNLIQKQKELAELIDRFSPGEGVHATDIPSLYCIRSSKITEPIYRVHEPALCIVAQGKKEVMLTEERYQYGPSDYLVVSVDLPVSGQIIEALSDVPYLCFRLDFKPAQIVEILEESELRAVQPADSRRGLFISQTSTSLLDAAIRLVRLLETPEDIKALAPMYIREILYRILKGQQGDVLKQIAVEGSSAYRIKEVIEQIKQNYAQPLRIEELAELANMSPSSLHRHFKEVTAMSPLQYQKRIRLQEARRLLLSETADAAEAAFQVGYDSPSHFSREYARMFGLPPIADMKRLRAMVAGGRWNPQT encoded by the coding sequence GTGCCGAAAACAACAAACCTTATACAAAAACAGAAAGAACTCGCGGAGCTTATTGACCGGTTCTCACCCGGGGAAGGGGTTCACGCGACGGACATACCATCCTTATACTGTATTCGAAGCTCGAAGATCACCGAGCCAATCTATAGAGTTCATGAACCTGCTTTATGCATCGTTGCCCAGGGTAAAAAAGAAGTGATGCTGACAGAGGAGAGATACCAATACGGACCTTCGGATTATCTTGTGGTTTCGGTTGATTTGCCGGTATCGGGGCAGATTATTGAAGCTTTATCCGATGTGCCGTACTTGTGCTTCAGGCTTGATTTTAAGCCTGCTCAAATTGTAGAGATTCTGGAGGAGTCCGAACTTCGCGCGGTTCAACCAGCGGATTCCAGGCGCGGGCTGTTTATCAGCCAAACAAGCACTTCCCTTCTTGATGCCGCTATAAGGCTTGTACGGTTATTGGAGACACCTGAGGACATTAAAGCTTTGGCACCAATGTACATTCGTGAAATCTTGTACAGGATTTTGAAAGGGCAGCAGGGGGATGTGCTGAAGCAGATTGCTGTGGAGGGAAGCAGCGCTTACCGGATCAAGGAGGTCATCGAGCAAATCAAGCAGAATTATGCCCAGCCGCTGCGAATCGAGGAGCTGGCCGAGCTGGCTAATATGAGCCCTTCATCGTTGCATAGACATTTTAAAGAAGTCACAGCGATGAGCCCTCTGCAGTATCAGAAAAGAATCAGATTGCAGGAAGCGCGGCGCCTGCTGTTATCCGAAACTGCTGATGCGGCGGAAGCCGCTTTTCAGGTAGGCTATGACAGTCCCTCTCATTTCAGCCGTGAGTATGCAAGGATGTTCGGCCTGCCGCCGATCGCCGATATGAAACGACTGCGCGCGATGGTGGCTGGGGGACGTTGGAATCCGCAAACTTAA
- a CDS encoding Atu4866 domain-containing protein, whose product MKINTDLNNMNSGNNKPYVGMWVTADDYIRHELLTNGRYDEARGNRKSAYTGSYTITGNHIDYVDDTGFTADGEFRDGILYHAGMILFRESKED is encoded by the coding sequence ATGAAGATAAACACTGATTTAAACAATATGAACTCCGGGAACAACAAGCCGTATGTAGGGATGTGGGTTACGGCGGACGATTATATTCGTCATGAACTATTGACGAACGGCCGGTATGACGAGGCGCGCGGCAACCGAAAAAGCGCCTACACAGGCAGTTATACAATCACGGGCAACCATATCGATTATGTCGATGATACAGGCTTTACCGCTGACGGGGAATTCCGGGACGGAATTCTCTATCATGCCGGTATGATTCTGTTTCGGGAAAGCAAGGAGGATTGA
- a CDS encoding MFS transporter, with protein sequence MDRRVWILTIAAFVVGTVELVIAGIIEMIAQDLQVSVAAAGQLVTVYSLVFALGSPVIISLTANMERRRLLIIAMCVFFAGNILSIISPNFTLLLISRVVLAASCSVIIILSITLAASIVPQALKGRAIGIIFMGLSAALMLGVPLGTWIGDRWGWRMTFVLIAALTLIVALCVQRFLPKTPPQPSVSLRTQLGTLKSSKILSVHLVSILQMTGQFTIYAYITPYLQTTMGLSAPIISLVLLVYGLAGIAGGWIGGWSSDKLGPRKTIILTLVLHAAAILLLPYAVSNLFSLLLVVAVWCTFNMAPSPAIQSYLIETAPESADIQLSFNTSSLHIGVALGSMIGGFVVSQYSISVNPVAGGLIILLSILSALYSMTRKKNREAVEQAV encoded by the coding sequence ATGGATAGAAGAGTCTGGATTTTAACGATTGCCGCCTTTGTCGTCGGTACGGTCGAGCTGGTCATTGCGGGCATTATCGAAATGATTGCCCAGGACCTGCAGGTTTCCGTTGCGGCCGCGGGACAGCTCGTTACCGTATATTCTCTTGTGTTCGCCCTCGGATCACCGGTTATTATTAGCTTGACGGCCAATATGGAGCGGCGCAGGCTGCTCATTATCGCGATGTGTGTGTTTTTTGCGGGGAATATCCTGTCCATTATTAGTCCGAATTTTACCCTGCTCCTGATTTCCAGAGTAGTGCTTGCCGCAAGCTGCTCTGTCATCATCATTCTGTCCATTACATTGGCGGCCAGCATCGTGCCTCAGGCATTAAAAGGCCGCGCAATCGGCATTATATTCATGGGTTTGAGCGCTGCCCTGATGCTTGGCGTGCCGCTCGGCACATGGATTGGCGATCGCTGGGGCTGGAGAATGACGTTTGTCTTAATCGCCGCACTTACATTGATTGTGGCTTTATGCGTACAGCGCTTTCTGCCTAAAACGCCGCCGCAACCGTCAGTTTCTCTCCGGACACAGCTTGGCACGTTGAAGAGCTCCAAGATTCTCTCGGTCCATTTGGTTTCCATACTGCAGATGACAGGTCAATTTACGATCTATGCATATATTACGCCTTATCTGCAAACAACAATGGGCTTATCCGCACCTATAATCAGTCTGGTGCTCCTGGTTTACGGCCTCGCCGGAATTGCCGGTGGCTGGATCGGCGGCTGGTCCTCCGACAAGCTGGGGCCGCGGAAGACGATCATCCTCACGCTCGTGCTGCATGCCGCAGCGATTCTGCTGCTGCCTTACGCCGTATCCAACTTGTTCAGCTTATTGCTGGTGGTCGCTGTCTGGTGTACCTTCAATATGGCGCCAAGCCCGGCCATTCAGAGCTATCTTATCGAGACGGCTCCCGAATCAGCGGATATTCAGCTCAGCTTCAATACTTCGTCGCTTCACATTGGAGTCGCACTCGGCTCCATGATAGGCGGCTTCGTAGTGAGCCAATACAGCATTTCCGTCAATCCTGTAGCAGGCGGGTTGATTATACTCTTATCTATCCTCTCCGCCCTCTACTCGATGACAAGAAAGAAAAATCGCGAAGCTGTAGAGCAAGCCGTTTAA